In one window of Photobacterium leiognathi DNA:
- a CDS encoding GntR family transcriptional regulator — protein sequence MRTHVSSPTLTNQVMEVIRQDILLGKLTPGQKLVVADLKERYNVGASPIREALVQLSWKKYIKFAPQKGCWVAPVSIEELQDLFSANKVISRELLTRAITHGDEAWELNILTAYHKLSRIDPTSDETDLSEWEQRHCDFHTAILTSEHSPVMLDIYHDIYDQIKRYRHIWVSKMRQVEDRYTDEGEHEALMKAVLARDLEQAQKIMHTHFERAVEDIKNYL from the coding sequence ATGAGGACTCACGTGTCTAGCCCGACTTTAACAAATCAGGTTATGGAAGTAATTCGACAGGACATCTTGCTCGGTAAACTCACTCCTGGACAAAAATTGGTTGTAGCTGATCTAAAAGAGCGCTACAACGTTGGTGCATCTCCAATCCGTGAAGCATTAGTGCAATTATCATGGAAAAAATACATTAAATTCGCACCGCAAAAAGGCTGCTGGGTAGCCCCTGTCTCTATTGAAGAGCTTCAGGATCTTTTCAGTGCCAATAAAGTAATTTCACGTGAACTATTAACGCGTGCAATTACTCATGGTGATGAAGCATGGGAATTAAATATCCTTACGGCTTACCATAAACTCAGCCGAATAGATCCTACATCAGATGAGACCGATTTATCAGAATGGGAACAACGCCACTGCGATTTCCATACCGCGATCCTAACCAGTGAGCATTCTCCTGTGATGCTTGATATCTACCACGATATCTATGATCAAATTAAGCGCTATCGCCATATTTGGGTCAGTAAAATGCGTCAAGTCGAAGATCGCTACACTGATGAGGGTGAACATGAAGCATTGATGAAGGCCGTCCTTGCTCGTGATCTTGAGCAAGCGCAAAAGATCATGCATACCCACTTTGAACGTGCGGTAGAAGATATCAAAAATTATCTTTAA
- the ilvN gene encoding acetolactate synthase small subunit, which translates to MRRIISVLLENQPGALSRVVGLFSQRGYNIESLTVAPTDDPTLSRLNITTNVKNESAYEQIEKQLHKLIDILKVSNVTESEHVERELMLVKVKASGFARAEVKRTADIFRGQIIDVTSKLYTIQLAGTGDKLDAFLEAVGEATEIIEVARSGVVGMARGERALRA; encoded by the coding sequence ATGCGTAGAATCATTTCAGTATTACTTGAAAACCAACCAGGGGCATTGTCTCGTGTGGTTGGTCTGTTTTCTCAGCGTGGCTACAACATTGAATCATTAACCGTTGCACCGACTGATGATCCAACGCTTTCTCGTTTAAACATTACGACTAATGTTAAAAATGAATCGGCTTATGAGCAGATTGAAAAACAACTGCATAAGCTGATCGACATTTTAAAAGTGAGTAATGTTACTGAGTCAGAACATGTCGAACGTGAACTGATGTTAGTGAAAGTGAAAGCAAGTGGTTTTGCTCGCGCTGAAGTTAAGCGTACCGCTGACATTTTCCGCGGGCAGATCATTGATGTGACGAGTAAGCTATACACCATTCAACTTGCTGGTACTGGCGATAAGCTTGATGCTTTTCTTGAAGCCGTAGGTGAAGCGACTGAAATTATTGAAGTTGCAAGAAGTGGTGTAGTAGGTATGGCTCGTGGTGAGCGAGCACTAAGAGCATAA
- a CDS encoding acetolactate synthase 3 large subunit, producing MEMLSGADMIVRSMIDQGVKHIFGYPGGSVLDIYDALHEKSDIEHVLVRHEQAAVHMADGYARATGEVGVVLVTSGPGATNAITGIATAYMDSIPMVVLSGQVMSSLIGNDAFQECDMVGISRPVVKHSFLVTKPEDIPAIIKKAFYIASTGRPGPVVVDIPKDMLNPAEAYPYQYPESIALRSYNPTTQGHKGQIKRGVKALLSAKKPVLYVGGGAIMSSCSEQLIELAESLNIPVVNTLMGLGAFPGTHKQCLGMLGMHGTYEANMAMHNADLIFGVGVRFDDRTTNNLEKYCPDATIMHIDIDPSSISKTVSADIPIVGSADTVLNQMLKQLKEHEVNNAQSAIDQWWQEISTWRDRQCLNYETSNERIKPQQVIEALHRLTNGDAYVTSDVGQHQMFAALYYPFDKPRRWINSGGLGTMGFGLPAAMGVKFALPDAEVVCVTGDGSIQMNIQELSTALQYDIPVKIINLNNRFLGMVKQWQDMIYQGRHSHSYMDSVPDFAAIAEAYGHVGVRISDPNKLESELEKALALKDKLVFIDISVDETEHVYPMLIRGGAMNEMWLSKTERT from the coding sequence ATGGAGATGTTGTCCGGCGCTGATATGATCGTACGTTCTATGATCGATCAAGGCGTTAAGCATATATTCGGCTACCCTGGTGGCTCAGTTCTTGATATCTACGATGCCCTTCACGAGAAAAGTGATATTGAACACGTCCTTGTTCGCCATGAACAAGCTGCTGTTCATATGGCAGATGGTTACGCGCGTGCAACGGGTGAAGTCGGTGTTGTGCTTGTCACATCGGGGCCTGGCGCAACCAATGCGATTACGGGTATTGCTACCGCTTATATGGATTCAATTCCGATGGTGGTGCTATCCGGTCAGGTAATGAGTAGCTTGATTGGTAATGATGCTTTCCAAGAATGTGATATGGTCGGGATCTCACGTCCGGTGGTGAAACACAGTTTTTTAGTGACCAAGCCTGAAGATATTCCAGCGATCATTAAAAAAGCGTTCTACATTGCGTCAACAGGGCGTCCTGGTCCTGTTGTAGTCGATATTCCAAAAGATATGCTAAACCCAGCAGAAGCGTATCCTTATCAATATCCAGAGTCGATTGCCCTTCGCTCTTATAATCCCACTACCCAAGGTCATAAAGGCCAAATTAAACGCGGCGTAAAAGCATTACTGTCTGCGAAAAAGCCCGTCTTGTATGTTGGTGGTGGCGCGATCATGTCATCGTGTAGTGAGCAGTTGATTGAGCTTGCTGAATCGTTAAATATTCCAGTGGTTAATACCTTAATGGGGCTTGGTGCGTTTCCTGGTACCCATAAACAGTGTTTAGGCATGTTAGGTATGCACGGGACTTATGAAGCCAATATGGCGATGCATAATGCAGATCTGATCTTTGGTGTGGGTGTACGCTTTGATGATCGTACGACCAATAACTTAGAGAAATATTGTCCTGATGCGACCATCATGCATATTGATATTGATCCTTCATCAATTTCTAAAACGGTTTCTGCTGATATTCCAATCGTAGGTTCGGCAGATACAGTTTTAAATCAAATGCTCAAGCAGTTAAAAGAGCATGAAGTGAACAACGCTCAATCAGCTATTGATCAATGGTGGCAAGAGATCTCGACATGGCGTGATCGCCAATGTTTAAACTACGAGACGAGTAACGAGCGCATTAAGCCACAACAAGTGATTGAAGCGCTACACCGTCTAACCAATGGTGATGCTTATGTTACTTCTGATGTAGGTCAGCACCAAATGTTTGCGGCTCTCTATTATCCGTTTGATAAGCCTCGTCGTTGGATCAATTCAGGTGGTCTTGGCACTATGGGATTTGGTCTTCCTGCTGCGATGGGAGTGAAGTTTGCCTTGCCTGATGCAGAAGTGGTGTGTGTAACAGGGGATGGCAGTATTCAGATGAATATTCAAGAGCTATCGACCGCACTACAATATGATATCCCAGTTAAAATTATTAACTTAAATAACCGTTTCTTAGGCATGGTAAAGCAGTGGCAAGACATGATCTACCAAGGTCGACATTCTCACTCTTACATGGACTCAGTACCTGATTTTGCCGCGATAGCTGAAGCCTATGGTCATGTTGGTGTACGTATCTCAGATCCGAATAAATTAGAAAGTGAATTAGAAAAAGCATTAGCGCTGAAAGATAAATTAGTCTTCATCGATATCAGCGTCGATGAAACGGAGCATGTGTACCCAATGTTGATCCGTGGCGGTGCAATGAATGAGATGTGGCTAAGTAAAACGGAGAGAACATAA